In Indicator indicator isolate 239-I01 chromosome 20, UM_Iind_1.1, whole genome shotgun sequence, a genomic segment contains:
- the C1QL3 gene encoding complement C1q-like protein 3, which yields MVLLLVILIPVLVSSAGTSAHYEMLGTCRMVCDPYGGTKAPSTAATPDRGLMQSLPTFIQGPKGEAGRPGKAGPRGPPGEPGPPGPVGPPGEKGEPGRQGLPGPPGAPGLNAAGAISAATYSTVPKIAFYAGLKRQHEGYEVLKFDDVVTNLGNHYDPTTGKFTCSIPGIYFFTYHVLMRGGDGTSMWADLCKNNQVRASAIAQDADQNYDYASNSVVLHLEPGDEVYIKLDGGKAHGGNNNKYSTFSGFIIYAD from the exons atggtgctgctgctggtcatCCTGATCCCGGTGCTGGTCAGCTCGGCCGGCACCTCGGCGCACTACGAGATGCTGGGCACCTGCCGCATGGTCTGCGACCCCTACGGCGGCACCAAGGCGCCCAGCACGGCGGCCACGCCCGACCGCGGCCTCATGCAGTCCCTGCCCACCTTCATTCAGGGACCGAAGGGGGAGGCCGGCCGGCCGGGCAAAGCGGGGCCCCGCGGCCCCCCGGGGGAGCCGGGGCCGCCCGGCCCGGTGGGGCCGCCGGGTGAGAAGGGCGAGCCGGGGCGGCAGGGCCTGCCGGGGCCCCCCGGGGCGCCGGGGCTGAACGCGGCGGGGGCCATCAGCGCCGCCACCTACAGCACCGTCCCCAAAATCGCCTTCTACGCCGGTCTGAAGCGGCAGCACGAGGGCTACGAGGTGCTCAAGTTCGACGACGTGGTCACCAACTTAGGCAATCACTACGACCCCACCACCGGCAAGTTcacctgctccatccctggcatCTACTTCTTCACATACCATGTGCTTATGCGGGGCGGCGACGGCACCAGCATGTGGGCCGACCTCTGCAAGAACAACCAG GTCCGAGCTAGTGCCATCGCTCAGGATGCCGATCAGAACTACGACTATGCCAGCAACAGCGTGGTGCTTCACCTGGAGCCAGGGGATGAAGTCTACATTAAACTAGATGGAGGCAAAGCCCACggaggaaacaacaacaaatacagCACCTTTTCTGGATTTATTATTTATGCTGACTGA